The Synechocystis sp. PCC 7509 genome includes a window with the following:
- a CDS encoding winged helix-turn-helix domain-containing protein: MNQTFEMDDDLRPEYNFTQLPVVARGQGRKKSTLNVQLDPDVAAVFPDYSFPMKRSSSLIPTFDSMLLPTIQALQVLGGSGTTEEIYEKVAQLLDLPDEVLNTPHGSTSQSEVEYRLGWSRTYLKKYGLLQNSERGVWSLISTSINIDSLDAKEIVKIVREADKSKIAQPAQSLKPFSSNLAVTRKRLTDLLEAEETDDYGILQPSQSAFKLAIQFVVEAYELMGDNFPKASVSTDEKGGIRLTWSKLEVESEVRLICPGSKDQPVYLYHELGDNYAVEHEVTSSILMQWLEWLNRA; encoded by the coding sequence ATGAATCAGACCTTTGAAATGGATGATGACTTACGACCTGAATACAATTTTACTCAACTCCCGGTTGTAGCGCGTGGTCAAGGACGCAAAAAATCTACCCTAAATGTTCAGTTAGATCCTGATGTAGCAGCAGTTTTTCCAGATTATAGTTTTCCTATGAAGCGATCTAGCTCTTTAATTCCTACCTTTGACTCAATGCTCCTTCCCACAATTCAGGCTCTACAAGTTTTGGGTGGGTCTGGCACTACTGAAGAGATTTATGAGAAAGTAGCACAACTTCTTGATTTGCCTGATGAAGTATTAAACACTCCACATGGAAGTACATCACAGAGTGAAGTTGAATACCGACTCGGATGGAGTCGCACTTATTTAAAAAAATATGGGCTTTTACAAAATTCAGAGCGAGGAGTGTGGTCTTTAATTTCAACGTCTATAAATATTGATAGTCTGGATGCAAAAGAGATTGTTAAAATTGTCCGAGAAGCTGATAAAAGCAAAATCGCACAACCTGCACAATCATTGAAACCATTTAGCAGCAATCTCGCAGTGACACGAAAGCGGCTCACTGATCTTTTAGAAGCAGAGGAAACAGATGATTATGGCATTTTGCAACCAAGTCAATCAGCGTTTAAACTAGCAATCCAATTTGTTGTAGAAGCTTACGAATTAATGGGTGATAATTTTCCCAAAGCATCAGTATCTACCGACGAGAAAGGTGGCATTAGACTAACATGGAGCAAACTAGAAGTTGAAAGTGAAGTTAGACTAATTTGTCCTGGTAGTAAAGATCAACCCGTGTATCTGTACCACGAATTAGGCGACAATTATGCCGTAGAACACGAAGTTACATCATCCATCTTGATGCAGTGGTTGGAATGGCTGAATCGAGCATAA
- a CDS encoding BrnT family toxin encodes MDYEGDTTKAANNIKKHNVSFEEAQTVFNNPLALIFEDELHSRQKHREIIIGHSQQNRLLLVSFTERPQVIRIISARIVTQKEREDYENNAF; translated from the coding sequence ATGGATTACGAAGGGGACACTACCAAAGCTGCTAACAATATTAAGAAGCATAATGTCAGCTTTGAAGAGGCTCAAACTGTCTTTAATAATCCATTAGCACTAATTTTTGAGGATGAATTGCATTCAAGGCAAAAGCATCGGGAAATTATTATCGGTCATTCTCAACAAAATCGGCTATTGCTAGTCAGCTTCACTGAACGTCCCCAAGTAATCCGCATTATCAGCGCTCGTATTGTAACTCAAAAAGAACGTGAAGACTATGAAAACAACGCATTCTGA
- a CDS encoding 1-acyl-sn-glycerol-3-phosphate acyltransferase, with product MKQLREVDTIEPLKQAYQFSWFDWFCLWYPPGWLILFNRHWQRYNSDSDGWNWLEYLLFLIPGGFYVALLIRWLRLGCRLPRPQNEQFDLSYQQHFSEEILAPIIKHYFRAQLHETENLPATESFIVAMNHAGMCFPWDFLSLGYLLSNTQPGWVLQPLADVSLFEHPWLIWWLPPGWAKVMGGVRAEMNDFEQAVEQKTILLYAPEGLRGPSKGWQKRHQLETFDLSFMRLSEVSSIPILPVVCMGNEYLHSWAFNIKSLARRLQLPFLPLSPLMFIFLLFPSMGVWAARSKLDYYIQPVYKTPVIESSPGKVRSRFYQQAQELRDKMQSIIAMKLG from the coding sequence ATGAAACAATTGCGCGAAGTTGACACAATCGAGCCACTAAAACAGGCGTATCAATTTAGTTGGTTCGATTGGTTTTGTCTTTGGTATCCTCCAGGTTGGCTGATTTTATTTAACCGTCATTGGCAACGCTACAATAGCGATTCTGATGGCTGGAATTGGCTGGAATACTTACTATTTCTTATCCCTGGGGGATTCTATGTGGCTTTATTAATTCGCTGGCTGCGTTTGGGTTGCCGTTTACCACGTCCTCAAAACGAACAATTTGACTTGAGTTATCAGCAACATTTTAGTGAGGAAATTCTTGCTCCCATCATCAAACATTATTTTCGCGCCCAATTACACGAAACTGAGAATTTACCCGCCACAGAATCCTTTATCGTGGCGATGAATCACGCCGGGATGTGTTTCCCTTGGGACTTTTTAAGTTTGGGCTATCTATTGAGTAATACTCAACCAGGTTGGGTATTGCAACCATTAGCAGATGTATCTTTATTTGAACACCCTTGGTTAATTTGGTGGCTACCTCCAGGTTGGGCAAAAGTAATGGGTGGAGTTCGCGCCGAGATGAATGATTTTGAGCAAGCAGTAGAGCAAAAAACTATTTTACTTTATGCTCCAGAAGGTTTACGAGGGCCAAGTAAAGGTTGGCAAAAACGCCATCAATTAGAAACCTTTGATCTTAGTTTTATGCGTCTAAGCGAAGTTTCCTCTATCCCAATTTTGCCTGTAGTCTGCATGGGTAATGAATACTTACATTCTTGGGCTTTTAATATCAAAAGTCTAGCAAGACGCTTGCAATTACCTTTTTTACCCTTATCGCCATTAATGTTTATTTTTCTACTGTTTCCTTCAATGGGAGTTTGGGCAGCCAGAAGCAAGTTAGATTACTACATTCAACCAGTATATAAAACGCCTGTAATAGAAAGTTCGCCGGGAAAAGTGCGATCGCGTTTCTACCAACAAGCCCAAGAATTGCGCGACAAAATGCAAAGTATAATTGCGATGAAACTGGGGTAG
- a CDS encoding class I fructose-bisphosphate aldolase, with the protein MTATLSAPQSIASLLGKEAEDLLTHKAKVSRDLLHLPGADFIDRIFTISDRSPQVLRSLQQLYSFGRLGNTGYLSILPVDQGIEHSAGASFAPNPIYFDPENIVKLAIASGCNAVATTLGVLGSVSRKYAHKIPFIAKINHNELLTFPNQADQIMFASVEQAWNLGAVAVGATIYFGSEQSTRQIQEVSKAFARAHELGMATILWCYLRNNAFKQDKDYHLAGDLSGQANHLGVTIEADIIKQKLPEDNRGYEAVEKASGKSYGKTSDRVYSDLTTDHPIDLTRYQLLNCYSGRAGLINSGGASGKNDFAEAIRTAVINKRAGGSGLISGRKTFQRPFEDGVKLFNAIQDVYLSPDVTIA; encoded by the coding sequence ATGACCGCAACATTATCCGCCCCTCAATCGATCGCATCATTGCTAGGTAAGGAAGCTGAAGACTTACTTACTCATAAAGCTAAAGTCTCTAGGGATTTATTGCATCTACCTGGCGCAGACTTTATAGATCGCATATTTACTATCAGCGATCGCTCTCCCCAAGTATTACGCAGCTTACAACAACTGTATTCCTTTGGACGATTGGGAAACACTGGTTACTTATCAATTTTGCCTGTAGATCAAGGGATTGAACACTCGGCGGGGGCTTCCTTTGCACCCAATCCAATATATTTTGACCCGGAAAATATAGTAAAGTTGGCGATCGCATCGGGTTGTAATGCTGTAGCTACTACTTTAGGAGTTTTAGGCAGTGTTTCCCGCAAATATGCTCATAAAATCCCCTTCATTGCCAAAATTAACCATAACGAGTTGTTAACTTTTCCCAACCAAGCCGATCAAATAATGTTCGCTTCAGTAGAACAAGCTTGGAACTTAGGAGCAGTAGCTGTAGGCGCAACAATCTATTTTGGTTCGGAACAATCGACGCGGCAAATTCAAGAAGTAAGCAAGGCTTTCGCCCGCGCTCACGAGCTAGGAATGGCAACAATTTTGTGGTGCTACCTCCGTAATAATGCTTTTAAGCAAGACAAAGACTATCATTTAGCAGGGGATCTGAGCGGACAAGCAAATCACTTAGGCGTAACCATTGAAGCCGACATTATTAAACAAAAATTACCGGAAGACAATCGCGGTTACGAAGCCGTAGAGAAGGCTTCAGGGAAAAGTTACGGAAAAACGAGCGATCGCGTATATTCTGACCTTACCACCGATCACCCCATCGATTTAACGCGCTACCAGTTGCTAAATTGCTACTCTGGACGGGCGGGATTAATCAATTCTGGTGGTGCTTCCGGCAAAAATGACTTTGCTGAAGCAATTCGCACCGCCGTAATTAATAAACGTGCTGGCGGTTCTGGTTTAATTTCGGGGCGCAAAACTTTCCAGCGTCCTTTTGAAGATGGAGTAAAGCTGTTTAACGCTATTCAGGATGTTTATTTATCTCCAGATGTGACTATTGCCTAA
- a CDS encoding RNA-guided endonuclease InsQ/TnpB family protein codes for MQKAYRYRVYPTSEQETLLRRTMGCARLVYNRALASRTEGWYERQEKVDYIKTSAMLTQWKKQEDLQFLNEVSCVPLQQGLRHLQKAFANFWAGHAKYPNFKKKHNGGSAEFTKSAFKWKDGQVWLAKCTEALPIRWSRQLPKGCEPSTITVKLDASGRFHVSLLVDTVIEPLPKSNKSIGLDMGITSLIATSNGDKIANPKHFKRRIAKLRRVQKSLSRKQKGSNNRHKQRLKVAKVHGQITDSRKDFLHKLTTQLVNENQTIVVEDLAIKNMVKNHKLALSISDASWGEFVRQLAYKCEWHGRELIKIDRWFPSSKRCGNCGHIVDKMPLNVREWDCPKCQTNHDRDINASRNILAAGLAVSVCGANIRPDRQESKRQLQKTRKGKKQKPKS; via the coding sequence ATGCAAAAAGCTTACCGTTACCGCGTTTACCCAACTTCCGAACAAGAAACCTTGTTGCGGAGAACTATGGGTTGTGCGCGTTTGGTTTACAACCGAGCGTTGGCTTCCCGGACGGAAGGTTGGTACGAAAGGCAAGAAAAGGTTGACTACATCAAAACTTCTGCCATGCTTACCCAATGGAAAAAGCAAGAAGACTTGCAATTTCTGAACGAGGTTAGCTGCGTACCTTTGCAGCAAGGACTTAGACACTTGCAAAAAGCCTTTGCAAACTTTTGGGCGGGACACGCTAAGTATCCCAACTTTAAAAAGAAGCATAATGGTGGCTCTGCTGAGTTCACTAAGTCCGCTTTTAAGTGGAAGGATGGGCAAGTATGGCTTGCCAAGTGTACTGAAGCGCTGCCGATTCGTTGGAGTAGGCAACTGCCCAAGGGATGCGAACCGTCTACCATCACGGTCAAGTTGGATGCGAGTGGGCGATTCCACGTTTCTTTGCTCGTAGACACAGTGATTGAACCATTGCCAAAATCCAATAAATCTATTGGTTTGGATATGGGGATAACTAGCTTGATTGCTACCAGTAATGGGGACAAAATCGCTAATCCCAAGCACTTTAAACGCAGAATCGCAAAGCTTAGACGAGTCCAGAAATCTTTGTCTCGTAAGCAGAAGGGGTCGAACAATCGACATAAGCAAAGGCTCAAAGTAGCCAAAGTACATGGACAAATAACTGATAGTCGCAAAGACTTTTTGCATAAGCTAACTACTCAACTGGTGAACGAAAACCAAACCATCGTGGTTGAGGATTTGGCAATCAAAAACATGGTCAAAAACCATAAATTGGCGCTCTCGATTAGCGATGCTAGTTGGGGTGAATTTGTCCGCCAGCTTGCTTACAAGTGCGAGTGGCACGGGCGAGAACTGATTAAAATTGACCGATGGTTTCCTTCCTCCAAAAGGTGCGGAAACTGTGGGCATATAGTAGACAAAATGCCGTTGAATGTACGTGAGTGGGATTGTCCTAAGTGTCAAACTAACCATGACCGTGATATCAACGCGAGTAGGAATATACTTGCCGCAGGGCTTGCGGTGTCAGTCTGTGGAGCGAACATAAGACCCGATAGGCAAGAGTCTAAAAGGCAGTTGCAAAAAACCCGAAAGGGAAAGAAACAGAAACCTAAGTCGTGA
- a CDS encoding transposase family protein, with product MILICSWQQQKNFNREQKFKGDKAYIGEPFIRTPQKKKPRLELTAEQKNQNKKLSYQRIFVEHLIRLVQVFRVAKERFRLNIYKYKQIILTICGIVRLRIGGLRLPNINSEVRNKNN from the coding sequence GTGATATTAATTTGTTCATGGCAACAGCAGAAGAATTTTAACAGAGAGCAAAAGTTTAAAGGAGACAAGGCTTATATTGGAGAGCCGTTCATTAGAACTCCACAAAAGAAAAAGCCCAGACTTGAGTTAACGGCTGAACAAAAAAACCAGAATAAAAAGCTATCTTATCAAAGAATATTTGTGGAACATTTAATTCGTCTAGTACAAGTCTTCCGCGTAGCCAAAGAAAGATTTAGATTAAATATATACAAATACAAACAAATAATTCTCACTATTTGTGGAATTGTAAGATTAAGGATTGGAGGATTAAGATTACCTAATATTAATTCTGAGGTTAGGAACAAGAATAATTGA
- a CDS encoding class I SAM-dependent methyltransferase codes for MTQEQTFSDRKQQVAAGFNLASVGYDRQAVRFLALTARRLVEIAAIETNENILDVATGTGHSAIAISTLVGARGRVIGIDIAPDMLTVARQNITKASLNNIQLQPGDAEHLSFEKCSFGRVVCASGIFFLPDMLAGLKEWLRVTKPGGVVAFSSFGETAFNPMREMYANRIQNNYGVVLPASRGFQRLNTIQKCQDLMQQAGFCRDNIKIHPEQLGYHLQNANEWWDIVWHTGFRHSVSQILPEKLAQFKTEHLAEVEKLATDKGIWLDVPVIFALGKKSA; via the coding sequence ATGACTCAAGAGCAAACTTTTAGCGATCGCAAACAGCAAGTGGCGGCGGGTTTTAATTTAGCCTCAGTAGGCTACGATCGCCAAGCGGTGAGATTTTTGGCTTTGACAGCCAGACGTTTAGTAGAAATAGCTGCCATTGAGACTAATGAAAATATCTTAGATGTAGCGACCGGAACGGGACATAGTGCGATCGCAATTTCAACACTTGTCGGTGCAAGGGGTCGAGTAATTGGTATCGATATAGCACCTGATATGCTGACAGTAGCACGGCAAAATATTACCAAAGCTAGTCTAAATAATATCCAGTTGCAACCAGGAGATGCGGAACATCTCAGCTTTGAGAAGTGCAGTTTTGGTCGAGTAGTTTGCGCTTCGGGGATCTTTTTTTTACCTGATATGCTGGCGGGGTTAAAGGAATGGCTGCGGGTAACTAAACCCGGTGGAGTAGTAGCATTTTCTAGTTTTGGCGAAACTGCTTTTAATCCAATGCGTGAAATGTATGCAAATAGGATTCAAAATAATTATGGTGTTGTGTTACCAGCATCTAGAGGATTTCAGAGGTTGAATACTATTCAAAAATGCCAGGATTTAATGCAGCAAGCGGGTTTTTGTAGAGACAATATTAAAATTCATCCAGAGCAATTAGGCTACCATCTCCAAAATGCAAACGAATGGTGGGATATTGTGTGGCATACTGGCTTTCGTCATTCAGTTTCGCAGATTTTACCAGAAAAATTAGCACAGTTTAAAACCGAGCATTTGGCAGAAGTTGAGAAATTGGCGACAGATAAAGGAATTTGGCTAGATGTGCCAGTTATTTTTGCTTTAGGTAAGAAATCCGCCTAA